The proteins below are encoded in one region of Casimicrobium huifangae:
- a CDS encoding crotonase/enoyl-CoA hydratase family protein, with product MSSSASEVAVEIRDTIAVVRLMRPAKRNALSDALMAEIDAAFAALPKSVGCAVLTGSGDHFSAGLDLSEIRERDAVEGLHHSRSWHRILGNLEFGRIPVVAALHGAVVGGGLELASSCHIRVADDTAFFALPEGSRGIFVGGGGSVRIPKLIGAHRMLDMMLTGRVYKAAEAVPLGFAQYHVPAGQALDKAIALAERIATNAPMTNYSLMHALPRIAEQPADHGYLTEGLISAIAQSAPEAKARVREFLEGRGPKVKA from the coding sequence ATGAGCAGCTCGGCAAGTGAGGTAGCGGTCGAAATTCGCGACACGATTGCGGTGGTGCGACTGATGCGCCCGGCCAAGCGTAACGCGCTGAGCGACGCGCTGATGGCCGAGATCGACGCCGCGTTCGCAGCGCTGCCCAAGTCGGTCGGATGCGCCGTGCTCACCGGCAGTGGCGACCACTTCAGCGCCGGCCTCGACCTCTCGGAGATCCGCGAGCGCGACGCCGTGGAGGGGCTGCACCACTCCCGGAGCTGGCACCGCATTCTCGGCAACCTGGAGTTCGGGCGTATTCCTGTCGTCGCAGCACTGCACGGTGCGGTGGTAGGCGGCGGACTGGAGCTGGCGTCGAGCTGCCACATCCGCGTGGCGGACGATACCGCCTTTTTCGCGCTGCCGGAAGGCTCGCGCGGCATCTTCGTCGGTGGCGGCGGCTCGGTGCGCATCCCGAAGTTGATTGGCGCCCACCGCATGCTCGACATGATGCTCACCGGTCGTGTGTACAAGGCCGCCGAGGCGGTACCGTTGGGCTTTGCGCAGTATCACGTGCCTGCCGGCCAGGCGCTCGACAAAGCGATCGCGCTCGCTGAACGCATCGCCACCAACGCGCCGATGACCAACTACTCGCTGATGCACGCGCTGCCGCGCATCGCCGAACAGCCAGCCGACCACGGCTACCTGACCGAAGGCCTGATTTCGGCCATTGCGCAAAGTGCACCGGAGGCAAAGGCGCGGGTACGCGAGTTTCTCGAAGGTCGCGGGCCGAAGGTCAAGGCCTGA
- a CDS encoding amidohydrolase family protein has protein sequence MKHEDLIAIDIHTHAEVSCWNPFDAYGEEYDRAADKYFRSSRRPTIAETVAYYRERKIGLVMFTVDAEANLGRKRIPNEEIAAAAKENSDMMIAFASIDPHKGKMGAREAERLIKEEGIKGFKLHPTVQGFHPNDRMCWPLYEVINAHKLPVIFHTGHSGIGSGMYCGGKLRLEYSNPMHLDDVAVNFGDMQIVMAHPSFPWQDEALSVATHKPNVWIDLSGWSPKYFPKQLVQYANTLLKDRVLFGSDYPLITPERWMKDFEEAGFRPEVMPGILKGNAVRLLGLEA, from the coding sequence ATGAAACACGAAGACCTGATCGCCATCGACATCCACACCCACGCTGAGGTAAGCTGCTGGAACCCGTTCGACGCCTATGGCGAGGAATACGACCGCGCGGCGGACAAATACTTCCGATCCAGCCGCCGACCGACAATTGCCGAGACCGTTGCCTACTACCGCGAGCGCAAGATCGGGCTGGTCATGTTCACCGTGGATGCCGAAGCCAACTTGGGACGCAAGCGTATTCCCAACGAAGAGATCGCCGCCGCCGCCAAAGAGAACAGCGACATGATGATCGCCTTTGCCAGCATCGACCCGCACAAGGGCAAGATGGGCGCCCGTGAGGCCGAGCGGCTGATCAAGGAAGAAGGAATCAAGGGCTTCAAGTTGCACCCGACCGTGCAGGGCTTTCACCCGAACGACCGCATGTGCTGGCCGCTCTACGAAGTGATCAACGCGCACAAGCTGCCGGTGATCTTTCACACCGGGCACAGCGGCATCGGGTCCGGCATGTATTGCGGTGGCAAGCTGCGGCTCGAATACTCCAACCCGATGCATCTCGACGACGTGGCGGTGAACTTTGGCGACATGCAGATCGTCATGGCGCATCCGAGCTTTCCATGGCAGGACGAGGCGCTCTCGGTCGCGACCCACAAGCCGAACGTGTGGATCGACCTTTCCGGCTGGAGCCCGAAGTATTTTCCGAAGCAACTGGTGCAATACGCCAATACGCTGCTGAAAGACCGCGTGCTGTTCGGCTCCGACTATCCGCTGATCACACCCGAGCGCTGGATGAAGGACTTCGAGGAAGCAGGGTTCCGCCCCGAGGTGATGCCAGGGATTCTCAAAGGCAACGCGGTGCGGCTGCTCGGGCTCGAAGCCTGA
- a CDS encoding Crp/Fnr family transcriptional regulator, translated as MSAEEADPLLNALQAALARAQVPAPRHLQVAAGKTLARAGQAPAWLYYVLSGEVRLIRHTPDGRVAVMQRVQRGPVAEASLESRRYHCDVVSATATCALQLPINTLREAIDAEPELRQLWMQRLTREVIRLRATVERLSLDTAVDRIAHAITLDGRDFSLTLRGTRRQWAEELGLSHEALYRALRRMKDEGRLAEPQPGRFQLMR; from the coding sequence ATGAGCGCTGAGGAAGCCGACCCGCTGCTGAACGCACTACAGGCTGCGCTGGCGCGTGCGCAGGTGCCGGCGCCGCGGCACCTGCAAGTGGCGGCCGGTAAGACCCTTGCGCGAGCCGGGCAAGCGCCGGCCTGGCTTTACTACGTTCTGAGTGGTGAGGTGCGGCTGATTCGCCACACGCCAGACGGGCGCGTGGCTGTCATGCAGCGTGTGCAGCGCGGGCCGGTGGCCGAGGCCAGCCTGGAGAGTCGACGCTACCACTGTGATGTCGTGAGCGCCACGGCGACATGCGCACTGCAGCTGCCGATCAACACGCTGCGTGAAGCGATTGACGCAGAGCCCGAGCTGCGCCAACTCTGGATGCAACGCCTCACCCGTGAAGTGATCCGCTTGCGGGCGACCGTGGAACGTTTGAGCCTCGATACCGCCGTTGATCGCATCGCTCACGCCATCACGCTTGATGGCCGCGACTTCAGCCTGACCCTGCGTGGCACCCGCCGGCAGTGGGCGGAAGAGCTCGGACTCAGTCACGAAGCGCTGTATCGGGCGCTGCGACGAATGAAGGACGAGGGCAGGCTGGCGGAGCCGCAGCCGGGGCGGTTTCAGTTAATGCGGTGA
- the tgt gene encoding tRNA guanosine(34) transglycosylase Tgt — MKFELLATDGHARRGRLHLNHGVVETPIFMPVGTYGTVKAMTPQHLTDIGAQIILGNTFHLWLRPGTTIVDQFKGLHDFMGWRGPILTDSGGFQVWSLGELRKITEEGVHFASPINGDRLFLSPEVSMQIQRSLNSDIVMQLDECTPADATYEQAQASMLMSRRWAQRSKDEFNKLDNPNALFGIVQGALFEQLRADSLAGLNDIGFDGIAVGGLSVGESKEDMHRILDFIGPKLPTHKPHYLMGVGTPEDLVYAVERGLDMFDCVMPTRNARNGWLFTRFGDIKLKNAKFRDDRRPLDESCSCYTCRNFSRAYLHHLNKTGEILGAMLNTIHNLHYYLRLTKEMREAIEQQRYVAWREQFHRDRARGTD; from the coding sequence ATGAAATTTGAACTCCTCGCCACCGACGGTCACGCCCGTCGCGGTCGCCTGCATCTTAACCACGGCGTGGTCGAAACGCCGATCTTCATGCCGGTCGGCACTTACGGCACGGTGAAAGCGATGACGCCGCAGCATCTGACCGACATCGGTGCCCAGATCATCCTCGGCAACACCTTTCATCTGTGGCTGCGGCCAGGCACGACCATCGTCGACCAGTTCAAGGGGCTGCACGACTTCATGGGCTGGCGTGGCCCGATCCTCACCGACTCGGGTGGCTTTCAGGTGTGGTCACTCGGCGAGCTGCGCAAGATCACCGAGGAGGGCGTGCACTTTGCCTCGCCGATCAATGGCGATCGGCTGTTTTTGTCGCCGGAAGTGTCGATGCAGATCCAGCGCTCGCTGAATTCCGACATCGTGATGCAGCTCGACGAATGCACGCCGGCGGACGCGACCTATGAGCAGGCGCAGGCGTCGATGCTGATGAGCCGGCGCTGGGCACAGCGGTCCAAGGATGAGTTCAACAAACTTGACAACCCGAATGCGCTGTTCGGGATTGTGCAGGGCGCGCTGTTTGAGCAGCTGCGTGCCGATTCGCTTGCGGGCCTCAACGACATCGGCTTCGACGGCATCGCCGTCGGCGGTCTGTCGGTCGGCGAATCGAAGGAGGACATGCATCGCATCCTCGATTTCATCGGGCCGAAATTGCCGACCCACAAGCCGCACTACCTGATGGGCGTCGGCACGCCGGAAGACCTCGTCTACGCGGTAGAGCGCGGGCTCGACATGTTCGACTGCGTGATGCCCACACGCAACGCCCGCAATGGCTGGCTGTTCACGCGCTTTGGTGACATCAAGTTGAAGAACGCCAAGTTCCGCGACGACCGGCGGCCGCTCGACGAATCCTGCAGCTGCTACACCTGCCGCAACTTCAGCCGCGCCTACCTGCATCATCTGAACAAGACCGGCGAAATCCTCGGCGCGATGCTCAACACGATCCACAACCTGCACTACTACCTGCGGCTCACGAAAGAAATGCGCGAGGCGATTGAGCAGCAGCGCTACGTGGCATGGCGCGAGCAATTCCATCGTGATCGGGCGCGCGGGACGGATTGA
- a CDS encoding cytochrome c → MRAFFPAIVLATTTLAACSHAPGAGDQGLHNHGSTSDIDARTEVVFPEPLRAHTLSNMRDHLKALAEIQIALAEGKFDTASAVAEQRLGMSSLKSHGAHDVARYMPAGMQAAGEAMHRSASRFAVEAQNSGATGDLKPAVQALAQVTATCVACHAGYRLR, encoded by the coding sequence ATGAGAGCCTTCTTCCCTGCTATCGTTCTTGCTACCACCACGCTCGCTGCCTGCAGCCACGCACCGGGCGCTGGCGATCAGGGTTTGCACAACCACGGAAGCACGTCCGATATTGACGCCCGTACCGAGGTGGTGTTTCCAGAGCCGCTGCGTGCGCATACCCTGAGCAATATGCGCGACCACCTGAAGGCGCTTGCCGAAATTCAGATCGCGCTGGCCGAAGGCAAGTTCGACACCGCGTCGGCGGTGGCGGAGCAACGGCTTGGCATGTCCTCGCTCAAGTCACACGGCGCACACGATGTGGCGCGTTACATGCCCGCTGGCATGCAGGCGGCGGGCGAGGCCATGCACCGCAGTGCCAGCCGCTTCGCGGTCGAGGCGCAGAACAGCGGCGCGACCGGTGACCTCAAACCTGCAGTGCAGGCGCTGGCGCAAGTCACAGCCACCTGCGTTGCGTGTCACGCAGGCTATCGATTGCGCTGA
- the yajC gene encoding preprotein translocase subunit YajC, with protein sequence MIGTAYAQAAGGTAGNEFLSLLPMIGIFVVFYFLLIRPQQKRAKEQKAMMEALQKGDEVVTAGGVVGKVVKLDENYVTLQVNGTTEISFQRNAVTALLPKGSIKQI encoded by the coding sequence ATGATTGGCACTGCTTACGCGCAGGCAGCCGGCGGCACAGCCGGTAACGAATTTCTCTCGCTGCTGCCGATGATCGGTATCTTCGTTGTCTTTTATTTCCTGCTCATCCGTCCGCAGCAGAAGCGCGCCAAGGAACAAAAGGCGATGATGGAAGCGCTGCAGAAGGGCGACGAAGTCGTCACCGCCGGCGGCGTGGTGGGTAAAGTGGTCAAGCTTGACGAAAACTACGTCACCCTGCAGGTGAACGGCACTACCGAGATCAGCTTCCAGCGCAACGCGGTCACGGCACTTCTGCCCAAAGGCTCCATCAAACAGATCTGA
- the queA gene encoding tRNA preQ1(34) S-adenosylmethionine ribosyltransferase-isomerase QueA: MPPPTLPPESRHFSLSDFDYALPPELIAQFPLPERSASRLLDGRGDAPIDRSFRDLPSLLAPGDLLVFNDTRVLNARLRAAKASGGAVEILVERLLSPTLALTQLRASHAPKPGTRLTIVGRADSPVPAEVTGRDDRFFVVQLLDGNANFETLMREAGELPLPPYMQRAAGEGDTERYQTVYARSEGAVAAPTAGLHFDEATLAACRERDIAMTHVTLHVGAGTFLPVKSENIVEHRMHRERYVLSQQTVDAINACRARNGRVVAVGTTSVRTLEGAVRACGELRAHEGETDIFITPGYQFQVVDLLLTNFHLPKSTLLMLVSAFSGYEHIRALYAHAIAQRYRFFSYGDAMLLARSSL, from the coding sequence GTGCCCCCACCTACGTTACCGCCGGAGTCACGGCACTTCTCCCTTTCAGATTTTGATTACGCGCTGCCGCCCGAGCTGATTGCGCAGTTTCCGCTGCCCGAACGCTCGGCCAGCCGTCTGCTCGATGGTCGTGGCGACGCGCCCATTGATCGCAGTTTTCGTGATTTGCCCTCGTTGCTCGCGCCGGGCGATCTGCTGGTGTTCAACGACACGCGGGTGCTCAATGCGCGGCTGCGTGCTGCGAAGGCGAGTGGTGGCGCGGTCGAGATCCTGGTCGAACGCCTGCTTTCGCCGACGCTCGCGCTGACGCAACTGCGCGCCAGTCACGCGCCGAAGCCAGGCACGCGCTTGACCATTGTCGGTCGTGCAGACTCGCCAGTGCCCGCTGAAGTGACGGGCCGCGACGACCGGTTTTTTGTTGTGCAACTGCTCGATGGCAACGCCAACTTTGAAACCTTGATGCGCGAGGCCGGCGAACTGCCACTGCCACCCTACATGCAGCGCGCAGCAGGTGAGGGCGACACCGAGCGTTATCAGACGGTCTATGCGAGAAGCGAGGGCGCCGTCGCCGCGCCAACGGCGGGGCTGCACTTTGATGAAGCCACGCTGGCCGCCTGCCGCGAGCGCGATATTGCAATGACGCATGTCACGCTGCATGTTGGCGCGGGTACCTTCCTGCCGGTCAAGAGCGAGAACATCGTCGAGCACCGCATGCACCGCGAGCGCTATGTGCTGTCACAGCAGACGGTGGACGCGATCAATGCCTGCCGGGCGCGCAATGGTCGCGTCGTCGCCGTAGGCACCACCAGCGTGCGCACGCTGGAGGGAGCGGTGCGCGCCTGCGGGGAGCTGCGTGCGCATGAGGGTGAGACCGATATCTTCATTACGCCGGGCTATCAGTTTCAGGTCGTCGACCTCTTGCTGACCAATTTCCATCTGCCGAAATCAACCTTGCTCATGCTTGTCTCCGCGTTTTCGGGCTATGAGCACATTCGGGCGCTATATGCCCATGCGATTGCGCAGCGATACCGGTTCTTCAGTTATGGCGATGCCATGCTGCTCGCCCGCTCTTCCCTGTAG
- a CDS encoding feruloyl-CoA synthase gives MSAQTSGPRYRPLAFGVTRVVVRESDGHTYARADQTLGEHVPRITDRLTHWATVAPERPFLARRAQNADGTRGDWRVVTYGEALAAVRSIGQALLDAGASVDRPLAILSENSIEHALLGLGAMYVGVPYCPVSTPYSLVSQDFEKLRHVLGTITPGVVYAADLARYSRAINATVAADIPVVCDDPAAGSRTAGKVVALADWLATQPTAAVDAAHAATGPDTIAKFLFTSGSTKLPKAVINTQRMLCANQQQMRQSMPVLADADNPPVLVDWLPWNHTFGGNHNFGMVLYNGGTLYIDDGKPTAALMHETLRNLREVAPTLYFNVPNGFELIAHAMRSDDQLRRTLLSRVRMFFYAGAALAQPIWDSLYASAEKEVGERIVMTTSMGMTESAPFAIFVTSPHIRAGELGLPTPGMEIKLSPNSGKLELRYKGPNITPGYWRNPDATREAFDDEGFFCSGDAVQWSDPDDLHRGIRFDGRIAEDFKLATGTFVSVGPLRGKIIAAGAPYVQDAVITGHGEHEVGAMLIPIVPAVRKLSALPESASLADVLASKPVLDHFQGVINKLAESATGSANRVARLCLLADPPSLDKGEITDKGSINQRAVLTHRAATVTALHDDSLPNIVKPGA, from the coding sequence ATGAGTGCGCAAACCAGCGGCCCCCGCTACCGCCCGCTCGCGTTCGGTGTCACCCGCGTCGTCGTGCGCGAGAGCGATGGTCACACCTATGCCCGTGCCGACCAGACGCTGGGCGAGCACGTGCCACGTATCACCGATCGCCTGACCCACTGGGCAACTGTGGCGCCGGAGCGGCCGTTTCTGGCGCGTCGCGCACAGAACGCCGATGGCACCCGCGGTGACTGGCGCGTCGTTACCTACGGCGAGGCACTTGCAGCCGTCCGCAGCATCGGTCAGGCGCTGCTAGACGCGGGCGCCAGCGTGGATCGCCCGCTCGCCATCCTTTCAGAGAACAGTATCGAACACGCGCTGCTGGGACTGGGCGCGATGTACGTCGGCGTGCCGTATTGCCCGGTGTCGACGCCATATTCGCTGGTCAGCCAGGATTTTGAGAAGCTGCGCCACGTGCTTGGCACCATTACACCGGGCGTCGTCTACGCTGCCGATCTCGCGCGCTACAGTCGCGCTATCAATGCGACGGTCGCGGCCGACATCCCGGTAGTCTGTGACGACCCGGCTGCCGGATCGCGCACCGCAGGCAAAGTGGTCGCGCTGGCCGACTGGCTGGCGACCCAGCCCACCGCCGCCGTGGACGCCGCGCACGCCGCCACCGGGCCGGACACGATCGCCAAGTTCCTGTTCACCAGCGGCTCGACCAAGCTGCCCAAAGCGGTGATCAACACCCAGCGCATGCTCTGCGCCAACCAGCAGCAAATGCGGCAGTCGATGCCGGTGCTGGCCGATGCCGACAACCCGCCAGTGCTGGTGGACTGGCTGCCGTGGAACCACACCTTCGGCGGCAATCACAACTTCGGCATGGTGCTCTACAACGGCGGCACGCTCTATATCGACGATGGCAAGCCCACAGCCGCGCTGATGCATGAAACCCTGCGCAACCTGCGCGAAGTGGCGCCGACGCTCTACTTCAACGTGCCCAATGGCTTTGAGCTGATCGCGCACGCCATGCGCAGCGACGACCAGCTGCGCCGCACGCTGCTCTCCCGCGTCCGCATGTTCTTCTACGCCGGCGCCGCGCTGGCGCAGCCGATCTGGGACAGCCTCTACGCCAGCGCCGAGAAGGAAGTGGGCGAGCGCATCGTGATGACCACCAGCATGGGCATGACGGAATCGGCGCCGTTCGCGATCTTCGTCACCAGCCCGCACATCCGTGCAGGCGAACTCGGGCTGCCGACGCCAGGCATGGAGATCAAACTCTCGCCCAACAGCGGCAAGCTGGAGCTGCGCTACAAGGGACCCAACATCACACCGGGCTACTGGCGCAACCCCGACGCCACGCGCGAGGCGTTCGATGACGAAGGCTTCTTCTGCTCGGGCGACGCCGTGCAATGGAGCGACCCGGATGACCTGCATCGCGGCATCCGCTTCGATGGTCGCATCGCGGAGGACTTCAAGCTCGCCACGGGCACCTTCGTCAGCGTCGGCCCGCTGCGCGGCAAGATCATCGCTGCGGGTGCACCCTACGTGCAGGACGCGGTCATCACCGGCCACGGCGAGCACGAAGTCGGCGCCATGCTGATCCCGATTGTGCCCGCTGTGCGCAAGCTTTCCGCCCTGCCCGAGAGCGCGTCGCTGGCAGACGTTTTGGCCTCGAAACCGGTGCTCGATCACTTTCAGGGGGTGATCAACAAGCTTGCCGAGAGCGCCACCGGCAGCGCCAACCGCGTCGCACGGCTCTGTCTGCTCGCCGATCCGCCGTCGCTCGACAAGGGAGAGATCACCGACAAAGGCTCGATCAATCAGCGCGCCGTGCTGACCCATCGCGCGGCAACGGTAACTGCCCTCCACGATGACAGTCTGCCGAACATCGTGAAGCCTGGCGCCTGA
- a CDS encoding MarR family winged helix-turn-helix transcriptional regulator, translated as MSRRIRTFNRTAGDAPPGASNESVIDTSFLESLLGYNARRAALTIIEAFLERMSVYGLRPVDFSVLSLITHNPGITSRQLCATLGILPPNLVKLVSDLDKRGLLVRKPHPDDGRAIGLHLSTDGKKLMREAEAAARDLEDRVSAPLSPEERTTLMRLLRKIYKPEPSAPALKAEK; from the coding sequence ATGTCCCGCCGTATCCGCACTTTCAACCGCACCGCTGGCGACGCCCCGCCGGGCGCCAGCAACGAGAGCGTCATCGACACCTCGTTTCTCGAATCACTGCTGGGCTACAACGCCCGCCGCGCTGCGCTCACCATCATCGAGGCGTTTCTCGAACGCATGAGCGTGTACGGGCTGCGGCCAGTGGATTTCTCGGTGCTCTCGCTGATCACCCACAATCCCGGCATCACCTCGCGGCAGCTCTGTGCCACGCTGGGTATCCTGCCGCCGAATCTGGTGAAGCTGGTATCGGACCTCGACAAGCGCGGCCTGCTGGTGCGCAAGCCGCACCCGGATGACGGCCGTGCCATTGGCTTGCATCTGAGCACCGATGGCAAGAAGCTGATGCGCGAAGCCGAGGCCGCCGCGCGCGATCTGGAAGACCGAGTATCCGCACCGCTCAGCCCTGAAGAGCGGACCACCCTGATGCGCCTGTTGCGCAAGATTTACAAGCCGGAGCCTTCTGCACCGGCGTTGAAGGCAGAGAAATAG
- a CDS encoding Bug family tripartite tricarboxylate transporter substrate binding protein, translating into MDRRSFSRATLAAAVAAIAGAGHAQTAPYPSRTVKIIAPVAPGGGVDLVARTVAERLQKALGQPFIVDNMSGGGGVIAAQATMRAPADGYTLMLGYVATHGTNPAMRNIPYDAVKDFTAIAMVAGTPNVLVVGSGVPAASVKELVALAKRSPLSFGSAGQGSLTHLLVEQFKLAVDIQATHAPYRGIAPAITDVLGGQTQFMMPGLAAALQHIKSGKLRPLAVTGNKRHAVLPEVPTFEELGFSGFTAVQWYGIVGPAKMPLAVVSRLNEEINRAIALPELRERLSGEALEPMPMSSAEFSAFIAAEVARWTKLVRERNIEIGT; encoded by the coding sequence ATGGACCGTAGAAGTTTTTCGCGCGCGACGCTGGCTGCGGCTGTCGCGGCCATTGCCGGCGCAGGCCATGCCCAGACAGCCCCTTACCCCAGCCGCACCGTGAAGATCATCGCGCCGGTTGCGCCGGGCGGTGGCGTTGATCTGGTCGCGCGTACGGTCGCCGAGCGGTTGCAGAAGGCGCTCGGTCAACCCTTCATCGTCGACAACATGAGCGGCGGCGGTGGCGTGATCGCGGCGCAAGCGACCATGCGGGCGCCCGCCGACGGCTATACGCTGATGCTCGGCTACGTTGCCACCCACGGCACCAACCCGGCGATGCGCAATATCCCCTACGATGCGGTGAAGGATTTCACTGCCATTGCGATGGTGGCCGGTACGCCGAACGTGTTGGTGGTGGGCAGTGGTGTGCCTGCGGCGTCAGTGAAGGAGCTGGTGGCGCTGGCGAAGAGGTCGCCACTGAGCTTCGGCAGTGCCGGGCAAGGTTCGCTGACGCACCTGCTGGTGGAGCAGTTCAAGCTGGCCGTGGACATTCAGGCGACACACGCGCCGTATCGCGGCATCGCACCTGCGATCACCGACGTGCTGGGCGGGCAGACGCAATTCATGATGCCTGGGCTCGCGGCAGCGTTGCAACACATCAAGAGCGGCAAACTGCGTCCGCTCGCGGTCACCGGCAACAAGCGTCACGCAGTCTTGCCTGAGGTGCCCACCTTTGAGGAATTGGGCTTTTCCGGATTCACGGCAGTGCAGTGGTATGGCATTGTCGGACCGGCCAAAATGCCGCTCGCCGTGGTAAGCAGGCTCAACGAAGAGATCAACCGCGCTATCGCGTTGCCGGAGCTGCGCGAGCGACTGTCGGGCGAGGCACTGGAGCCGATGCCGATGAGCAGCGCCGAGTTTTCGGCATTCATTGCGGCTGAGGTTGCGCGCTGGACCAAGCTGGTGCGTGAGCGCAATATTGAAATAGGCACTTAA
- a CDS encoding MmgE/PrpD family protein encodes MARNTQVHADHNPPPVTRTLAEFVANHPSGAAGGWSAAVDHEAHRTFFNWLGCGIGAAKHEAADAALRALAVMQPAPQATVLGRKERLDMAGAALVNGITSHTFDFDDTHLKTIIHPAGPVASALLALAEVTGASGRALIDSLVLGIDVACRVGNAMYPDHYDRGWHITGSTGMLGAAAGCARMLGLDADRTQMALGIAASTPVGLREQFGTMTKPFHPGAAARAGLLAALLAREGFTASKRALEAPRGLMQVASTKCDWNEVTDELGSRFEISFNTYKPFACGIVIHPAIDACAQLRAAGVQADDVERIEIAVHSLVLELTGKKEPKDGLEAKFSVYHGCAAGLLFGRAGEAEFADEVVTRADVVAARRKVVATVDPAIDEAEVRATAVLRNGERREVHVEHAIGSLQRPLSDADLERKFTALAEPVLGAAAVHELMAQAWSVGKSANLRALAQRSVPA; translated from the coding sequence ATGGCCCGCAATACTCAAGTCCACGCCGACCACAATCCGCCTCCCGTCACTCGCACGCTGGCGGAGTTCGTCGCGAATCATCCGTCCGGCGCTGCGGGCGGCTGGAGTGCCGCAGTCGATCACGAAGCGCACCGCACCTTTTTCAACTGGCTGGGCTGCGGCATCGGCGCGGCCAAACACGAGGCGGCAGATGCCGCGCTACGTGCGCTTGCCGTTATGCAGCCGGCACCGCAGGCGACGGTGCTCGGCCGCAAGGAACGGCTCGACATGGCGGGCGCCGCGCTGGTGAACGGCATCACTTCGCACACCTTTGATTTTGACGACACCCACCTGAAGACCATCATCCACCCGGCGGGCCCGGTGGCATCCGCCCTGCTGGCGCTGGCCGAGGTGACAGGGGCTTCGGGCCGTGCACTGATTGATTCGCTGGTGCTCGGCATCGATGTCGCCTGCCGCGTCGGCAATGCGATGTATCCCGATCACTACGACCGTGGCTGGCACATCACCGGCTCCACCGGCATGCTTGGCGCGGCGGCGGGTTGTGCGCGCATGCTGGGGCTCGACGCTGACCGCACGCAGATGGCGCTGGGCATCGCGGCGTCAACCCCGGTCGGGCTGCGTGAACAGTTTGGCACCATGACCAAGCCGTTTCACCCCGGCGCGGCCGCCCGTGCCGGGCTGCTCGCTGCCTTGCTCGCACGCGAAGGCTTTACGGCCAGCAAGCGCGCGCTGGAGGCGCCACGCGGCCTGATGCAGGTGGCGTCGACCAAGTGCGATTGGAACGAAGTCACGGATGAATTGGGTTCGCGCTTCGAAATCTCGTTCAACACCTACAAGCCGTTCGCCTGCGGCATCGTGATTCATCCGGCGATTGATGCCTGCGCGCAACTGCGGGCGGCGGGCGTACAGGCCGACGACGTCGAGCGCATTGAAATTGCCGTGCATTCGCTGGTGCTTGAGCTGACCGGCAAGAAGGAACCGAAGGACGGCCTGGAAGCCAAGTTCAGCGTCTACCACGGCTGCGCGGCCGGTTTGCTGTTCGGGCGGGCAGGCGAGGCGGAGTTTGCTGATGAGGTGGTGACTCGCGCCGACGTCGTTGCTGCACGGCGCAAGGTGGTGGCGACGGTGGACCCGGCGATTGACGAGGCGGAAGTCCGCGCCACCGCTGTGCTGCGAAACGGCGAGCGCCGCGAAGTGCATGTTGAACACGCAATTGGCTCGCTGCAGCGGCCGTTGAGCGACGCCGACCTGGAGCGCAAATTCACAGCGCTGGCCGAGCCGGTACTGGGTGCGGCTGCCGTTCATGAGCTGATGGCGCAGGCATGGTCAGTGGGCAAGTCGGCGAATCTGCGGGCGCTGGCGCAGCGGTCCGTTCCCGCGTAG